Genomic segment of Salvia hispanica cultivar TCC Black 2014 chromosome 2, UniMelb_Shisp_WGS_1.0, whole genome shotgun sequence:
GAGATGTTCAATGATGAAAATGAAGCATCTAAAACGTTCAATGATGAGAATGAAATCTCCGGTAGTCAGCTGTTTTCGTTGGGTGCATCATTTTCTGGTGATGATGAAGCAGAAGAGGTGAGGGATCATGTAATGTGGTTGGATTTAGGGATGTGGTTTTTTGTAAATgtcaagatttgatttttaatacattCTGCGTTTTGAATTTCAGGATAATGAAGGGAATGATCTAGGTGAAACTATGGAGGATCGGCCGTTATCTGACGAGGCAACAACGCCTCCATGTCCAGAAGATGAAGTGGAGATTGTCAGTCCGTCTGAGATATGCAACGATGAAAATGAATTCTACAGCAGTCAGCAAGGCCGCATTCCATTGACGGAAATCGTGGAGGCTTCTGAGATCAACTTGGAGAAAAGGTTAGGTATGAACATTTGGTCGAGGAGGGGTAAATCCGAAGGCGTCAAGATCAGAACCAGCAGAAGCAAGGCGGCCTGCACGAGCATTCATATGAGCGTGCAGGTCATATCACTTCTCGATGCAGATCGTGTGAATAAACCAATGGTGAAAGATCAATGTGGTTCTAGTCAGGATAAGGATGAAGAGAACTTCACCCCGAAGAAGGAGAACGCCTCCCCCGATTCCTGTCTAGTTAGGTCCTTGGGAGAGAAGTTCGACCAGGCTTTGCAGAGCGAATCAGTCTCAGACAATGAAAGTTTCACTTCAGACAAGGAGAACATGACTCCGAACAGCCATCTGCTTAAGTCCATCAAGAATGCCGGGAGCTCTCAAGAAGTTAGGCGTCCGAACTTGCATAAACCTTCACCCTTGAAGATAGATAGTTGTGGCATTCTACAGGAACTTAAATCAGCTTCCAAAAGCCATTGTGTTTACAAGGCAGCAGAAAGGGAACCTTTTCTTCCGCTGCCTGTGGTTTCCAGCGGTAATGATAAGTCCACACCGACACCTCCAGTTCGTGAATGCAcgaagagagaaggaagatgTGTCGATTACTCCAAGACGAGTGGGAAAAGGTGGATTATTTTAGTAGACACTGGTTGTCTTCTGAACAAGAAGTCGAGGAGAGAGCTGCAGCTGTTGAGAGGTCTCCGAGGGACTCCGTTGGTCATTCCAAGAATCGGTATGATTTGATCCAACATTCTCctttgtaaaaatgaaacttttctTCGATTCAGTTGAATTATGCATTTCTCTTCTGAATCTCAGGTTTGAGGGAGCTCGACTGCATGGTGAGGTGCGCTAGTTTCCTGTCAAGAATGACGGAGTCTTCTTCTGCGCTGCAATGGATCGAAAAATGTATGGCTTCTACAACGTGTTGGATTCACGTGCAGAGCTCAGCAGAGGAGAGCAGGCTCGTCCCACCAACTCCGCCTGCTGCTGCCTCTGCGCGCTGGTTAAGCGAGGAGAAAGGCACATTCCCTGTCGGCTCAGTCCCCTTATCTCCCTATACTCTGCAAGAAATTGTCACTCCAACCGCTGCAGACCACATCCTCGAATCTGCTCTCTTCTTCAAGCAAGCCATGGACGGGAAACTTGTCCTTCTCAGTGATGATGTCACTTTAAAGATCAAAGCTATGGCCGAGGTAAGCGCGTCTCTATCTATATACAGTTCCTTTAAACAGTCTGTTTGAGCTTGCAAATGCGTCTAATTGATTATGATCCGTTGCAGGGTGTCATCTGCGAGACAGCAAGAGAGTTTCGCACGAGTCTTGTCAACCCTTTCTCAGCGAGGTTCTTGTATTCCGACAGCTCTCCAAGAGGGCCTACTTGGACTTGTGTGGATGATACAGTCCTTAAGGAGAAATACTACCCCAGCCCCACGAAGAAGGCCACAAGATCGGGAGACGGTGCTAAAGGTTTGAAGCTGATACTGCTGCACAACTCCAATTTCAGACAGATGAGAGCTTAGGCTGTTGAGAATTTGTGCCCCAAATTTGAGTGCTTCCCAATTGCTCAATGTATGTTACTACTTACTATATTTTGGCAATAGATATAATCAAATGGAAGTTTTACTTGATCTGTTGTCACAAAGCATTtataatacatataattacaagaatatgcaaacaaataaaaacccaTGAAGGAGCTTATCACACGCTCGACTCACTTACAAAGAAcatctaaaaatggaaacggCTACCATCAACCATTTGTAACAAAATCCTCATCTCATCACAAAGCATGGTGATGAAACCTTATGGTCACCCTCGTTGCAACTTTTGCTTTGATCTTCTTTAGTGTGGCTGTTACTTCAATCATGTTGATTCTTTCGTAGGGTGAAATGGCCAAACATTTCATTGCTAATTCAAACACCGATGTCATCCAATTCATCTTCATATCGAAATTTCGATCTTGTTCCGGAAGCAAAGCAGGGGCTAATACTTGATAGATGTCATTGGCTTGTAATGATTCAGTCACCCACTCCTTCAAGCTCATTTCCCCACCAAACATATCATCTGTTGGCTTCTTTCTTGTAAACATCTCCAACAGCATTATCCCAAAACTGTACACATCAGCACTCATGGAAACTTTTCCTTCCGACCCATACTCTAATCACAAGTTTAcgattataaaaaaacaattcatgtgaaaatacatatatacaaacATACAtagtaaagaaaattatattcttatatGATCTTATAAAAACATCACCTGGTGCTGCGTAGCCGATTGTAGCAAGTGTTTTAGTGTGGATCATTGCATCCCCCTCATCAAAGAGCTTTGCAATACCAAAATCAGCAACACGAGCAGTCATATCTTCATCGAGCAACACATTGCCCGGCTTTATATCACAATGCACAATGGGGAACGTGTTCCCGTGATGAAGGTACTCCAGAGCTAAAGCAACATCGATTGAGATGTTCAACAATTGTACAATATCTCCACAATAGTTATCCGAGTATAACCATTTCTCCAAACTCTCATTCGGCATGAACTGAAGAACCAAAGCCTTGAAATCCATGTTGGTGCAACAACCAATAACTCGAACTAAGTTCCTGTGCCGAATGGTGCTTAGTATTCTACTTTCAGTTTCAAAGCTCTTGTTACCTCCTTCCAACTCTATATTGAACACTTTCACCGCAAAATCCAGTCCATCATCAAATACCCCTCTAAACACTGAGCCAAAGCTTCCTCTCCCAAGTAGATTTGTCTCACTAAAGGAATTTGTTGCTCTCGATAGTTCAATGTATGGGATTTTTCTCCAAGGATTACCCAACGAAGTCGAAACTGGAATTTTCACTTTCACAGGCTTGCATCGTCTTATGAGAATAACTACAATGATAACTGCAGCCATAGCTGAAACGAGAGGAGGCATAATGTACTTCATTAATCGAGCAACACCCTTTGATTTTGATCCTCCATCAACTTCTGGACAAGGCGGCACTTCAAATCTTGTTGGACCACAAAGAGCTGAGTTGTGCACAAATGATTGAGCAGTAAATCTGGAAAAACAGCTCCCATTTGGAATTTCCCCTTCCAATCTGTTGTATGACACATTGAAATACTCCAAGAATTTGAGATCTTGTAATGATTTGGGTATTAATCCAGTAAGACTGTTATTAGATAATTCCAGTGTTGTCAAGCCTTTCATATTTCCCAGTGATTGAGGCATGGAACCACCGATGTTATTATTCGACAAATTTAGATATTCTAATGATTGGCAACGGTCGATTGAGCTGGGAATATCACCGGAAAATTGATTAAACGAGAAATCTACATTGTTGATTACCTCCAATTTTCCAATTTGGGGTGAGATCTGACCGCTCAAATAGTTTGTGGACAAGTTTAGAAAGATGAGGTCTCTGAGATTCCAGAAATTGGAAGGTATGGTGGAATTCAACTTGTTTGAGTCAAAGCGAATAACTCTCAGCGATTGCATTCCTCCCAAACATTCTGGTATTGGACCTTCGAGCTCATTGTCGCCAATGTACACCTCTGCTAACTCACTCATCTGACAAAGATCGAGCGGGATAGATCCTTGCAACTGATTCAGAAAAAGGGATAATCTCCCAAGTTTCTGCAAATTTCCTATTGTTGTCGGAATTGGTCCACTCAACTGATTCTCACTTAGAAGTAAAGCTATCAAATTGGTCAAGTTTCCTATTTGAGAAGGAATGGCACCTTTCATACTTGTGTTGTGCGCCAAGAAAGCCTCAAGGGACTTGGATAGATTTCCTATGGAATTTGGTAGAACACAACCCAGTAGTGGATTTCCTGTTATTTCAATAACCTTTAGGTGCTGGGAATTAGTTAATGATGAGAGAAATTTCATTTCCGGGGTTGCACTCAAGTTATTTTTGCTGAGTACAAACATGGTTAAGAGCCTTAAACTAGGAAAACTGGGAATGGAGCCACTGAATGAATTCACTTGCAAGTTTAAGATATGAAGCTGAGTAGCATTGTTGATAGAGGCAGGAATGGGGCCGGTGAGTTTGTTGCTTTGTAAAGCAAGGACTTGGAGATTGGGAAGTGATAGTCCCATGTTTGAAGGAAGGGTACCTGAAAACTGATTGTATGAAAGGTCTAATGTTTGCAAGGTTGATATGTTGAAGATGAGTGGTGGAATAGCATCAGATAGGGAATTCATTGGAACAGCAAGCAAACTCAGCCAAGCGAAATTAAATAGTCCTTCTGGTAATTTACCTGACATATAACACAGAattgaaaacataaaatttaatgggAATGAGAATGGTTAGAATAAGAtcattattgtttaattttatagaaaaaatgattgaaaaagttagtcgATATGTCATACcagtatatattaattgtataataGTCCATCCGTCTTGGTGTAAATGACACTCTTTTTTTTGCACGtgttttgtgaaaatgttaataaatGGAGTAGTTATATGgggagaaaaacaaaataagagagagaataatgtagaatagactctcttctatattattctctcttttacttttcattttattttaattataatgaatTAGTAGAGTATGATGTCcacttattaaaaatagtactccctctgtccctaataattcgtcaccatttgactcgacacatgttttaagaaatgtaatagaaagtgggttgaaaaagttggtggcatgTGGGTTGATCCGCCTCAACGACAGGAAGTCATCCAAACCACGCCGGTAGAGGAGGAGCTTGACGAGGAAGCAGCCAGCGAAGCAACGAGCACATCGACGGGGGCGCAGGTCACGTCGGCGCAAGCTCCGACGTCCATTGCGAAGACTAAACCAAAGCGGAACGTACGTCAAACGAATAGATTCGGTGACTACGTTCCAAAGtagttatatttattaattagttttattatttattttgagtaaTTCATTTTggatattagttttatttattttatttccaattaGAGTCGAACGTAATTATAAGCTCCGTTTCgagttttctttgttggttctttcccgagaTGATTAGGAGATCGAACAAACCCTAGGGTGGTCCTTAGATATATAAATAGGGCTTTTGTTTCATTGAATAAGAATTACTGCCTCTGTCCCgctagaaatgaaacgttttcctttttggtctgtcccattaaaaataaaatgtttctaaaaatggaaacaatactctctctacttttttcttctctcttactttactctctcttcattaacttacaaaacaacgctacataaaatctcgtgccgaaaagcaaatgttgcatatttaatgggacggagggagtacatatttttGCCCTAAACTTGCAAGACAAGCAAATACCATAAACCTAGAATTGCCGCTGCCCGACGGGAAGATCTCCCGCGCACAGCCGCCTTCTATCACCGTCGACCCAACGAAGGGCGCCAGTCGTTACTTTAGGTCGACGAGCATCGCCGTTGATCTTCGTTGAGGGAAATAACCTTAACATCTGGTGCTTTCACCTGTGTACTCATGAAGCGTTACTACAATAACGGAAAAATCGGCCTGGGCGCCCCGGCCGGATACTTTTTTGAATGGATCGTCAGGTCGCAACTACCCCAAGGGGCGTCGCGATCAAGGGGGTTTCAACCGTGCTAATCAGGACAATGGGGTGGTGATTGGCCGACCTACGGATGATCAGATAACAGATGACTCTATTGGGGGAAAGTTAGATCGTGTATTGGATAGATTGGATAAGTTTGAATCTTGGAGGGAGGAGACGGATCGCAAGTTCGATAATATTGACCCAACCGCTACACGCTTCCAAGATATATGATAAGGGATTGATGACGCGGAAGATTCGGATGGTGAGGAAGCCCGTCGGATGAGAGTTTTGGAGAAGGGTTTACGAAACAGGAACCCTAGTTATGGGCCGCGCGATCATCATTCAGACGACTGGGGTCACCGCGAGCAAAGGGAGCGGATGTCGTCGTGTTGAGATCCACCGGAGGCTCATAATAATCGTCATCAATTTGGAGGTTACGATTAGCCAATCAACCGTCAGGCGTCGTGTTGGGACCCTCCTTCGCGTTTCAACCCACATGCATCGGGGTAAGATAAACCCTATAAGGTGAAGATGGCACTGCCAAGGTTCGATGGCTCCGATTCCGCGAATTGGATCTCCAGAGTTAAGTACTACTTCGATCACGTTATGATGCCTCAGGCCCATCGTTTACATTACGCAGTCATGCTATCTATTTAACCCACCTGCCTCGGAATGGGTTTTCAATTATTGTGCAGACAATGATTTCGCCACATGGCAGGAGTTTCTGGAGGATGTATGGCATCACTTTGACCCACagagttttcaaaattattttggtcTACTGGCAAAACTTACACAAACAAGATTAGTAGCGGACTATCACGACACATTCGAGAAATACttaaacaaaattgaattcagggcagtggcggacgcaggatTTCGACTCTGGGGGTCCAAATTACTATTCCCTCAGTTCCATAGTAGTatagttattttgtcattttggtacgttccaaaGTAGTgaagtcatttctctttttagtaaaagtcacatattttttctcacttaactgtactttctcttactttattctctcttcatctctcaacctttttcatttcgtgTTGTATTATTcgtttatttaaattattcaataCAATCTTTTTTAATCTCCATGCTGGAAAAAAATGCATCCACTACTATTGAACAAAGTGAGTATTAACAGTTGCAGAATATTAAAAGGGTGATGACAATAACTACTTATACATATAATCGTTaaaagtagttgaaaaatGGTAAgtgttaataaaataaaataattattgcgTAGTGtgtataatttaaaactattagCTTGTCTATTtgaagaaaaaggtagagttgacaaaataaaaaaaatctaatggGAAACATAGTGAAGAAACTGTGGCCCTAACAAGATTCGACCCTAAACCTCAAAAGTTGAAGGCTGGATTCTCAGCCACTTGCACTAACGCATGAAcctaaaatatatatagtaaaacATATAAATGTTGGGGGTTCCATGGGACCCCCATGGCACTGCATATGTCCGCCTCTGATTCAGGGGATACTGGAGTCCGAGCTGTTCACCCTGTTTGTCGCCGGCCTCAAACCGGATTTGCAGGAGTGTTTGAGGCTGCATCGGCCGTCCTCCCTCGCTGAAGCGATGGCGCTGACCTTGGAGTTCGCGGCAACACAGCCCGATAGATCGTCACAGCAAACGACAAATAATAATCATCGCACATGGCAGCAACGCGATACTCGAGGATAGTCTGGATTCTCAGCAGCACAGCCAAACTCGCATACAGTTACCCCGGGTGCAGTACCACAGGATCGGCGAACTGAGCCCCAGAACAACCGCATTTGCCAAGAATCTGAGTCTCACCGGCAGAGAAAGTGGAACGTTCACGCCTTGGCATTGCCCGAAAAAATGGATCGTTGGCCATGTATGCAAGCAGCGTTTATTATGCTACGCAGATGAGGACGATGAAAAGTATTAGGACGTTGGTTGATTGGTGGAACAGAGGTTGTACGAAACTGTGTATGCGGATATATAACATATCAACGCGATGGATGCGGGCCATCGTTCGAGACCATTAAAGGTTGTGGGGCTAATACAAGATTGTGAAGTGTGTATATTGATTGATACAGGAAGTGATAGGGACTTCATGCACCCGGCAATCGCGGAACGACTTCACCTTCCGGTCTCACCCATCACTTCGTTTCGGGTGTACGTAGGAAACGGCGAGGCGCTATTGTGTACTCACACATCGAAGCAGACATCACTCGAAGTACATGGCACTATTTTTAAGATTGACCTTCATATTCTGCCGGTGCATGGCCACGACATTATTTTGGGGATGGACTGGTTAGAATCTTTGGGTAAGGTCACAGCTGATTTTGCAGGTAGAGTTCAAACATGAGGACAAGCCGATTCTTCTGAAAGGCATTCATCCACCGACGCGTCGGGTATCCCTACAGTCCTTATCCTCGCTAATCCCTACGCAAGAGTGTTATGAGATTGTGTTATTGGAACCGGCGGTAGCAACACCATCACAAGGCAGCAACGACGAATTTCCAGAGGGTCTACCCGCGGGCGTAGCTGCCGTTTTGGGGGATTTCCGGACGGTTTTCAGCATTCCGGCCGGAATGCCTCCTAGTCGCCCATTTGATCAACGTGTCCACTGTTTCTAGGAACACGCCCCATTAACGTTCGTCTGTATCGCTACCCATACTTCCAAAATAACGAGATAGAGAGGCAAGTTAGCGAAATGTTGGAACAGGGTATCATCCAACGAAGTAACAATCCATTCTCATCACCAGTGTTGCTGATTCGCAAGAAAGATGGCACCTTCAGGTTCTGCATCGATTACCGAGCTTTGAATAATTAGACAATGCCGGACCATTTCCCATGCAACTGCGGATGTGAAGGGACTGacagcggaagcgctcacataaatcaattacataataattcagatctatttagcggattatttagacaaattctatccgcgtaattatcacatgtatcatgctcataactcaaataataacatgctttaaattaattgaaacctaaaacatgtttttctaaggtttagccattataccttgatgattctccaaagaatcgaagatagctagcgccttctccacgtgaagaacTTTAGTAcaagaccacggatcttctgaatctggttcccggactgtgaactgatatcagggtgggctgatctcaccagcgcactaggacttaaatagagaagacagaaatcctttcccacGGAGGAGAAGAATTCGACCACTCCTAGGACTAGGGGGGACCGAAAATTTGAGAATACAAttaagtgtattttctgtctcctttattctcctatttataataagtcacatattgggtcgggatctatggaaggctttggatatgggctcatccaattagctttttactaattaaattaaacccaatttaatataagctaaaaattagaatattacgagcagccactatagaagtaatactgcactccccatccaaatccgaaattacaagtacttcgggtttccaatactttatatttatttcccgcgcttaagatagaaacatccattaattaattattgtctgctatggacttaattaattaatatcttatttattccaagagaggactcagcaagaaaatcttatttattattcatagagtaattaaactccaactagctaggttccgaataataaaaccttatttcaagcttctcttgaggatgttatcaaacgagactcacctcgcgcacgattcaacataatagcaatcctagcaccactagatattaatcaccactacccaatataccaggcttattgggttgcgaaaaacccgcaccatttggtaagtcaaagtggtgcataatcaataccgtatgctcaatgctaacgtacattgattgagaaataatttacgagacctcgtctttcagtagatagcataaagactgtctcgctgttagatccattcagtgctataccacaccaacgtcatcttatttcagtaaggcttagaaataatcggactgacattgcaacctttcacgataggtagtctaagcctatctaggttgtgaaattattctttttctttgtttagaactggccgtgttaccttaaagtggacgacgcccacaaccggtctactaaaataaagacttagactttgttaagttacttatacatttaaatatgcaataaacatctattaaatgtaaaacataacaacattatgacaaaaatagtctgtttattcatttgaaaaataaaataggatttttaacagtattcaatcactcgaaaggtgatttctagtttacaaactctaacaggaTGAACTTTTTAACGAATTGGGCATGGCAAGGGTCTTCATGAAACTGGATCTACGCGCGGGATACCACCAAATCCGAATGCATGATGAAGACATTTTTAAAACGGCATTTCGAACCCATGAGGGCCACTTCGAGTTTCTGGTGATGCCATTTGGATTGACGAATGCACCATCTACTTTTCAGGAAGCCATGAACGCGATTTTTCAACCGATGCTGCGAAAGTGTGTAATCGTGTTCTTTGACGACATTCTCGTATACAATCCAGATGAGGAACTCCACAGCCAACATTTAGCAGCAGTATTAACTATCCTTCGCGACAACAagttttttgtgaaattatctAAGAGTTCGTTCTGCAAGTCGACGGTTGAGTATTTGGGACACTTGATCCGACAAAGTTAGTTGCTATGACAACTTGGCCGAAGCCGGAAAACGTAAAGCAACTGCGTGGATTCTTGTGGTTGACAGGTTATTACCGGCGTTTTGTTTCGCGGTATGCGCTGATTGCCGCACCACTCACGGATTTGCTCAAGAAAGATGCTTTTGAGTGGTCAGCAGCGGCCGATGAGGGGTTCGAAAATCTAAAAACGACCATGTCCACGGCACCAATTCTGCGTTTACCAGATTTCGAGAAGACTTTTTACGTCGAAACTGATGCATCTGATGTGGGGATTGGGGCGGTTCTCATTCAAGACAACCATCCTATCGCCTATTTTAGCAGAAGGTTGGGTCCTCGACGCCGTGTCGCGTCTAAATACCACAAAGagttatatactccctccgtcccgcttaagatgacacgttttccattttagtctgtcccaactaagatgacacatttccttttttggtaaccttctctctccaataaatacactcaaccactttttctcactcctattaaaatattcatctttctttatctctctactttaatacttccacccacattctctctcttcaattaaacactttaactaataactcctaaatcccgtgccggctaagcaatgtgtcatcttagccgggacgaagggagtattattgtGGAGGCCATTCAAATATGGCGCCAATATTTGTTGGGCCGCGAATTCGTTATTAGGAGCGACCAGAAGAGTTTGAAAGAGTTGCTCCTGCAGGTCGTGCAGACCCCATATCAACTACTCTATGTTTGAAAGCTCATGGGCTATAAGTTCAAGATCGAGTACAAGAAGGGGAGTACGAACCGTGCAGCAGACGCGCTCTCGCGACGTGAAGACGCCCGGTTCGGTACACGGTTCGGTGAGGAATTGTTGGCAGCCGAGGATGCGAACGCCGGGTTGAACGATTGCGCTCTACTAACGGCAGCTGCGCATCCGGTACCATAGCTGCTAGAAGTGTTGCGAAACAAGACAAAGTCCTTGCCAGAAATGCGGGAGATCACAGGATCCATTCGGGAAGGCAAGGATTCACCACACTTGTCCTTTATGGACGGGTTAGTTTATCACAAGCGGAGAATTTTTGTGGGCTCAAGATGCTTGGCTCGCAGCCCAATAATGCAAGAGTATCACTGCTCTCCGGCAGCC
This window contains:
- the LOC125204859 gene encoding receptor kinase-like protein Xa21 isoform X2, translating into MNSLSDAIPPLIFNISTLQTLDLSYNQFSGTLPSNMGLSLPNLQVLALQSNKLTGPIPASINNATQLHILNLQVNSFSGSIPSFPSLRLLTMFVLSKNNLSATPEMKFLSSLTNSQHLKVIEITGNPLLGCVLPNSIGNLSKSLEAFLAHNTSMKGAIPSQIGNLTNLIALLLSENQLSGPIPTTIGNLQKLGRLSLFLNQLQGSIPLDLCQMSELAEVYIGDNELEGPIPECLGGMQSLRVIRFDSNKLNSTIPSNFWNLRDLIFLNLSTNYLSGQISPQIGKLEVINNVDFSFNQFSGDIPSSIDRCQSLEYLNLSNNNIGGSMPQSLGNMKGLTTLELSNNSLTGLIPKSLQDLKFLEYFNVSYNRLEGEIPNGSCFSRFTAQSFVHNSALCGPTRFEVPPCPEVDGGSKSKGVARLMKYIMPPLVSAMAAVIIVVILIRRCKPVKVKIPVSTSLGNPWRKIPYIELSRATNSFSETNLLGRGSFGSVFRGVFDDGLDFAVKVFNIELEGGNKSFETESRILSTIRHRNLVRVIGCCTNMDFKALVLQFMPNESLEKWLYSDNYCGDIVQLLNISIDVALALEYLHHGNTFPIVHCDIKPGNVLLDEDMTARVADFGIAKLFDEGDAMIHTKTLATIGYAAPVLG
- the LOC125204860 gene encoding FHA domain-containing protein PS1-like, translating into MKSEMFNDENEASKTFNDENEISGSQLFSLGASFSGDDEAEEDNEGNDLGETMEDRPLSDEATTPPCPEDEVEIVSPSEICNDENEFYSSQQGRIPLTEIVEASEINLEKRLGMNIWSRRGKSEGVKIRTSRSKAACTSIHMSVQVISLLDADRVNKPMVKDQCGSSQDKDEENFTPKKENASPDSCLVRSLGEKFDQALQSESVSDNESFTSDKENMTPNSHLLKSIKNAGSSQEVRRPNLHKPSPLKIDSCGILQELKSASKSHCVYKAAEREPFLPLPVVSSGNDKSTPTPPVRECTKREGRCVDYSKTSGKRWIILVDTGCLLNKKSRRELQLLRGLRGTPLVIPRIGLRELDCMVRCASFLSRMTESSSALQWIEKCMASTTCWIHVQSSAEESRLVPPTPPAAASARWLSEEKGTFPVGSVPLSPYTLQEIVTPTAADHILESALFFKQAMDGKLVLLSDDVTLKIKAMAEGVICETAREFRTSLVNPFSARFLYSDSSPRGPTWTCVDDTVLKEKYYPSPTKKATRSGDGAKGLKLILLHNSNFRQMRA
- the LOC125206713 gene encoding uncharacterized protein LOC125206713, whose product is MARVFMKLDLRAGYHQIRMHDEDIFKTAFRTHEGHFEFLVMPFGLTNAPSTFQEAMNAIFQPMLRKCVIVFFDDILVYNPDEELHSQHLAAVLTILRDNKFFVKLSKSSFCKSTVEYLGHLIRQSYYRRFVSRYALIAAPLTDLLKKDAFEWSAAADEGFENLKTTMSTAPILRLPDFEKTFYVETDASDVGIGAVLIQDNHPIAYFSRSCASGTIAARSVAKQDKVLARNAGDHRIHSGRQGFTTLVLYGRVSLSQAENFCGLKMLGSQPNNARVSLLSGSRTSGFPPHFQAGGSKFLLAQYAEGGETVCRGLRHLPNDQVLNSEARRATATATGSVAGLKMSSFKALYGREPPPLIFAPPSATTPTSATELIHQHGELLVQLRRNLERAQQRMRESANKHRRHVEFKVGDMVRLKLQPYRQYSVVHPLSAKLSRRFYGPFEVIYCIGPVIFRRDAGFIMCFTLVCCDCL
- the LOC125204859 gene encoding receptor kinase-like protein Xa21 isoform X1 gives rise to the protein MNSLSDAIPPLIFNISTLQTLDLSYNQFSGTLPSNMGLSLPNLQVLALQSNKLTGPIPASINNATQLHILNLQVNSFSGSIPSFPSLRLLTMFVLSKNNLSATPEMKFLSSLTNSQHLKVIEITGNPLLGCVLPNSIGNLSKSLEAFLAHNTSMKGAIPSQIGNLTNLIALLLSENQLSGPIPTTIGNLQKLGRLSLFLNQLQGSIPLDLCQMSELAEVYIGDNELEGPIPECLGGMQSLRVIRFDSNKLNSTIPSNFWNLRDLIFLNLSTNYLSGQISPQIGKLEVINNVDFSFNQFSGDIPSSIDRCQSLEYLNLSNNNIGGSMPQSLGNMKGLTTLELSNNSLTGLIPKSLQDLKFLEYFNVSYNRLEGEIPNGSCFSRFTAQSFVHNSALCGPTRFEVPPCPEVDGGSKSKGVARLMKYIMPPLVSAMAAVIIVVILIRRCKPVKVKIPVSTSLGNPWRKIPYIELSRATNSFSETNLLGRGSFGSVFRGVFDDGLDFAVKVFNIELEGGNKSFETESRILSTIRHRNLVRVIGCCTNMDFKALVLQFMPNESLEKWLYSDNYCGDIVQLLNISIDVALALEYLHHGNTFPIVHCDIKPGNVLLDEDMTARVADFGIAKLFDEGDAMIHTKTLATIGYAAPEYGSEGKVSMSADVYSFGIMLLEMFTRKKPTDDMFGGEMSLKEWVTESLQANDIYQVLAPALLPEQDRNFDMKMNWMTSVFELAMKCLAISPYERINMIEVTATLKKIKAKVATRVTIRFHHHAL